One window of uncultured Methanoregula sp. genomic DNA carries:
- a CDS encoding CBS domain-containing protein, whose amino-acid sequence MTKIPITCTASTPLREVVALFRKHHIGGLPVMEGTELVGMITESDLISLLETEQTSDDLWLPSPFEVIEVPIREYINWEKTKHALRNIGDMPARKVMTRRVITATEGMDIEAAASLMLKEGISRLPVLRGKQIVGIITRADIINAVGSSYSTNEGAEQ is encoded by the coding sequence ATGACAAAAATTCCCATCACCTGCACTGCCTCAACCCCGCTCCGCGAAGTGGTTGCGCTGTTCCGCAAGCACCATATTGGTGGTTTGCCGGTCATGGAAGGAACGGAACTTGTGGGGATGATCACCGAGTCCGATCTCATCTCCCTTTTAGAAACTGAGCAGACTTCCGATGATCTCTGGCTACCCTCCCCTTTCGAAGTTATTGAAGTACCCATCCGCGAGTATATCAACTGGGAAAAGACTAAGCACGCCCTCCGGAATATCGGTGATATGCCGGCAAGGAAAGTGATGACCCGGCGGGTCATCACTGCAACTGAGGGTATGGATATCGAAGCTGCCGCATCTCTCATGCTCAAAGAAGGTATCTCGCGCCTGCCGGTTCTCCGGGGAAAGCAGATTGTGGGTATAATCACCCGTGCGGACATCATCAATGCGGTCGGATCATCCTACTCCACGAACGAAGGAGCTGAACAGTAA
- the argC gene encoding N-acetyl-gamma-glutamyl-phosphate reductase gives MKIAIIGASGYAGGELIRLLVHHSTANVVCATSRKLAGTPLDQVHPQLKGFTGLKFENPEIDAIDADVAFLAVPHTASMTYAGKLLSRGIKVVDLSADYRLPKEIYEKTYGVSHTDYFPAPYGIPEIHRKDCIGAKFIANPGCFPTGATLAAAPLAKYAHTVIYDSKTGVSGAGDNPSATTHYPNVGDNVGPYKLTTHRHLAEMKQELSHLGSTAKCYFTPHLVPVNRGILTTAHILLNEPLDQKEVEKIYQDYYKGEYFVRLQKPSLAAVRGSNFCDIMVESEGLRIVAVSAIDNLAKGASGQAIQNMNIMCGLKEQDGLMHAGMLP, from the coding sequence TCGCGCAAACTTGCGGGAACCCCCCTGGATCAGGTTCATCCCCAATTGAAAGGATTTACCGGCCTCAAGTTCGAGAATCCCGAGATCGATGCCATCGATGCGGATGTGGCATTCCTTGCCGTTCCCCATACGGCTTCCATGACGTATGCCGGCAAACTGCTCTCCCGGGGGATCAAAGTCGTGGACCTGAGCGCGGATTACCGGCTGCCAAAGGAGATTTATGAAAAGACGTACGGGGTATCCCATACCGATTACTTCCCCGCCCCCTACGGCATTCCCGAGATCCACCGCAAGGACTGCATTGGTGCAAAATTTATTGCAAACCCCGGCTGTTTCCCTACCGGTGCAACCCTTGCTGCCGCCCCCCTCGCCAAATACGCGCATACCGTGATCTATGATTCCAAAACCGGCGTGAGTGGTGCCGGTGACAATCCGTCAGCAACAACGCATTATCCCAATGTCGGGGACAATGTCGGGCCTTACAAGCTGACCACTCACCGGCACCTGGCCGAGATGAAACAGGAACTTTCACATCTCGGATCAACAGCGAAATGCTACTTCACCCCCCACCTGGTCCCGGTCAACCGTGGTATCCTGACTACCGCCCATATTTTACTGAACGAACCTCTGGACCAGAAAGAAGTGGAGAAGATCTACCAGGATTATTACAAGGGTGAGTACTTTGTCCGGCTCCAGAAGCCCTCGCTCGCAGCGGTCCGGGGAAGCAATTTCTGCGATATCATGGTCGAGAGTGAAGGCCTTCGCATCGTGGCGGTATCCGCTATTGACAACCTCGCGAAAGGGGCAAGCGGACAGGCTATCCAGAATATGAACATAATGTGCGGCCTCAAGGAACAGGACGGCCTGATGCATGCAGGAATGCTGCCATAG